The genome window TGAAAATGTGGTGCGGGAGCCAAATTTCATATAAATACGGTAAGTAAAGATGAGGGGCGTTTGGTGGGAAGGAGCTGCTGATGAAAAAAGAAATTACAGGAGTTATGATTTATTACTATAAAGTATGTCCGAGAAAACTATGGTATTTTTATCATGAAATACAGATGGAGCAGGGCAATGAAAATGTACAGATTGGAAAGATACTGGATGAAGAAACGTATAAACGTGACGATAAACATATTAATATTGATAATATAATCAATATCGATTTTATTCGTTCACAGGGAATTCTTCATGAGATAAAAAAGAGCAAAAAAATAGAAGAAGCAAGTATTTTGCAGGTGAAATATTATTTGTATTATCTTCAAAAGAAAAATGTATCAGGAATCAAAGCAAAAATAGATTATCCCCTGCTCAAAAAGACGGTCGAGGTGGAATTATCCGAACAAGATGTTATGGAAATAGAAGCAGTTTTAGAAGAAATAGAAACAATTGTGGATAGGGAGGTTCCGCCGAAGCTGCATAAGAAAAATATATGCAAGGCATGTGCGTATTATGATTTGTGTTTCATTTAGCAGTATGGCAATAAGGGGCTTTATTGATAATGCCCAAAGTGCTTTCGATTGGTGTTTTATTTAGCAGTATGACAAAAGGGATGATGCTGGCTATTATAAACCGTCCCGGCAGTATTCGCATTGTATTTGACAGGATGATCATAGGGGGAATAATGGATGAAAAGAAGTTATTATATTTATAACAATGGTTCTTTGAGGAGAAAGGATAACACGATTACTTTTACTAATGAATATGATGAGAAAAAGGATTTGCCGATTGAACGTGTAGGGGATATT of Roseburia hominis contains these proteins:
- the cas4 gene encoding CRISPR-associated protein Cas4; translated protein: MKKEITGVMIYYYKVCPRKLWYFYHEIQMEQGNENVQIGKILDEETYKRDDKHINIDNIINIDFIRSQGILHEIKKSKKIEEASILQVKYYLYYLQKKNVSGIKAKIDYPLLKKTVEVELSEQDVMEIEAVLEEIETIVDREVPPKLHKKNICKACAYYDLCFI